Proteins from a single region of Desulfovibrio porci:
- the gluQRS gene encoding tRNA glutamyl-Q(34) synthetase GluQRS — MPPCGADGSARICGRLAPSPTGYAHLGNAWAFLLAWLAVRARKGVLILRLEDIDPQRSRPEFAAALLEDLRWLGLDWDQGPDVGGPLGPYEQSRRGAAYAEALARLEAAGLTYPCFCTRKELRLLAAAPHVDDAGAPYPGTCRELNAAQREALFRSGRRAAVRLRCPGESVEFEDALLGPQSFRLEECGGDFALRRSDGVVAYQLAVAVDDALMGVNQVVRGRDILPSTPRQIALLRLLGHNAPQYAHIPLLLDGEGRRLAKRHRSLALRSLREQGVTPRRIVGLLSRLAGLNPRGVPVSPAELLPDFALERLPGTDQRVTDQDLRQLAP; from the coding sequence ATGCCGCCATGCGGAGCGGACGGGTCCGCCCGGATCTGCGGGCGACTGGCGCCAAGCCCCACGGGCTATGCCCATCTGGGCAACGCCTGGGCTTTCCTGCTGGCCTGGCTGGCGGTTCGGGCGCGCAAGGGCGTTCTGATCCTGCGGCTGGAGGATATTGACCCCCAGCGCTCCAGGCCCGAGTTTGCGGCGGCGTTGCTGGAAGACCTGCGCTGGCTGGGACTGGACTGGGATCAGGGACCGGATGTGGGCGGCCCGCTGGGGCCGTATGAACAGAGTCGGCGCGGAGCCGCATACGCGGAAGCGCTGGCCCGGCTGGAGGCCGCCGGTCTGACCTATCCCTGCTTCTGCACCCGCAAGGAGTTGCGCCTGCTGGCCGCGGCCCCGCATGTGGATGACGCGGGCGCGCCTTATCCCGGCACCTGCCGTGAGCTGAACGCGGCGCAACGCGAGGCCTTGTTCAGGAGCGGCCGCAGGGCGGCGGTGCGTCTGCGCTGCCCCGGCGAGTCCGTCGAGTTTGAAGATGCGCTGCTGGGGCCGCAGTCCTTCCGGCTGGAAGAATGCGGCGGGGATTTCGCCTTGCGGCGCTCCGACGGCGTGGTGGCCTACCAACTGGCCGTGGCCGTGGACGACGCGCTCATGGGCGTGAATCAGGTTGTGCGCGGGCGCGACATATTGCCCTCCACGCCGCGCCAGATCGCGCTTTTGCGGCTGCTTGGCCATAACGCGCCCCAATATGCGCATATTCCGCTGCTCCTGGACGGCGAGGGCCGGCGTCTGGCCAAACGCCACCGGAGTCTGGCCCTGCGGTCCTTGCGGGAACAGGGCGTAACCCCGCGCCGTATTGTGGGACTGCTGTCCCGGCTGGCCGGGCTCAACCCGCGCGGCGTGCCCGTGAGTCCGGCGGAACTGCTGCCGGATTTCGCTCTGGAGCGCCTGCCCGGCACGGATCAGCGCGTGACGGATCAGGATTTGCGTCAGCTTGCGCCGTAA
- a CDS encoding rhodanese family protein — protein sequence MLPVISPAETLQKLRDGKIRLVDIREPDEVNAVRVPGAEVAPLSVIKWSHLALSDADQPIVFTCNSGNRTSKQSDLLEELAGGPAWQMEGGVSAWAKEGLPVERGQQRMPLFRQIQIGAGALVLLGLAGVFVWPPMIWLSAFVGAGLVFAGVTGFCGLGLLLSAMPWNKK from the coding sequence ATGCTTCCCGTCATCAGCCCGGCTGAAACGTTGCAGAAACTCCGGGACGGAAAAATCCGTCTTGTCGATATCCGTGAACCGGATGAAGTGAACGCGGTGCGCGTGCCCGGCGCGGAAGTGGCGCCGCTTTCAGTCATCAAATGGTCGCATCTGGCCCTGTCCGACGCGGACCAGCCTATTGTCTTCACCTGCAATTCCGGCAACCGCACCAGCAAGCAGAGCGATCTGCTGGAAGAACTGGCCGGTGGTCCCGCCTGGCAGATGGAGGGCGGCGTCAGCGCCTGGGCCAAGGAAGGCCTGCCTGTGGAGCGCGGGCAACAGCGCATGCCCCTGTTCCGCCAGATTCAGATCGGCGCGGGCGCGCTGGTGCTGCTGGGTCTGGCGGGCGTGTTCGTCTGGCCGCCCATGATCTGGCTGTCCGCCTTTGTGGGCGCGGGGCTGGTGTTCGCCGGGGTGACCGGCTTCTGCGGCCTGGGGCTGCTGCTTTCAGCCATGCCCTGGAACAAAAAATAA